AAGCGCCCGGTCGCCGAGAGGTTCGGCGCCGACACCGTGATCAACAGTCGCGAGGAGGATCTAGAGGACGCCGTCCGCGAGGTCACCGGCGGGCGCGGTGCTGACCTGATTCTCGATTCGGTAGCCGGGCCTGTCTTTGCCGCCAACCTGGCGGTGCTGGCGCCCTTCGGCCGCATCGTGGTCTTTGGCGAAGCGTCGGGGGAAGCGGGAACGCTGCGAACCGACACCCTTCACAGCAGCAACCGCAGCGTGATCGGCTACTCGAGCGGTCACTACCGCAAGCACCGCCCCGATGGGGTGCGGGAGGGAGCCCAGACCATGCTGCGCCATCTGGCGGAAGGTAACCTTCAGGTGCCGATTACGGCGACGTTGCCGCTCGAGGACGCCGCGGAGGCCCACCGGCTCATCGAGTCGCGTACGACCACCGGCAAGCTGCTGCTCACCCCTTGATTCTTTTGGAGGCTCAATGGAATACCGGTGGTGAGACCGGTACTCCAAGGCGCCCTCATGGAGCTGGCAAGGCCCGCACCGTGATAGCTTGTGGGGCACTCGTGTGTGCTGTGTTTGTGACCTTTGTGCAACTGTGACCGTCATGCCGACATCCGCGCCACCATCCGCGTCACCATCCGACCGTAACCAACTCCTGATCCTGTGCTTCAGCATTGGCCTGGTGTTCGTCAGCAACAGCATGATCGCGCCGCTGGTGCCGCTCTTCAGCGTGACGCTCGGCGCTTCGCCCGCCGTGATCGGGTTGATCATCGCCGCGGCCTTCTTGTTCCCGCTGTTTCTGGCGATTCCCGCGGGCTCGCTGGTCGACCGTTACGGCCCCAAGGGGCTGATTCTGGGCGGCGCCTTGCTGCTGGGGCTGTCGCCCTTTTTCGTGGCCTTCTTTCCCGGCTTCCTGTCGCTTGCCTTGCTGCAAGTCGTCAACGGCCTCGGCCACCTCATCGCCGTGGTGGCGGCGCAAAGCTTCGTAGCAGCGCTGGGCTCGGGCGCCCTGAGGGAGCGCAACTTCGGCCTGTACACCACCTTCATCTCCATCGGCCAACTCTTCGGCCCGCTCCTGGCCGGGGTGGTCATCGACCTGAGCGGTTATGGGGCAGCCTTCGCGCTGGCAGGCATCGTCGCGCTGCTGGCAACGCTGCTCATCATCCGCCTGCAAGAGCCCAAACGGCCGGGCCTGCCGAGCGGCAGCCGGACGGGGCCGCTCTTTCCCCCTGCGGCCAAGGTCGTCGAACTGGCCCGCAATCCCGGCGTCCAGGTCGGCCTGCTGGTAAGCAGCACGGTGATGATCGCCCTGGTCGCCCACCAGTCCTTTCTGCCGGCCTACCTCGACCTGCTCGCCTACCCGGCGACCCTCATCGGGGTGATCGTCAGCTTGAGAGCCCTCGTCACCATCATGGTGCGGCCCTTCATCTCGCAGATCATCACGCTCTTGGGTGGGCGCTTCAGCACGCTCCTGGTGATGACGGTCATGGTGGCCCTGGGCCTGGGGCTGATGGGCTACGCGCAGACCTTTTGGGCGCTGGTGGTGATTTCGGCCTTGATCGGGGTGGGCCAGGGGATCGCGCAACCACTGACGATGGTGACGGTGGTGGATCATGTCGCCCCTAGCGAGCGCGGTACCGCCCTGGGGCTTCGCCTCTCCGGCAACCGTTTGCTGCAGCTGAGCAGCCCGCTCCTCCTCGGGCTCATCGGTCAGGTCGCCGGTTACGGCGTGATGTTCCTAGCCGGCGGGCTCGCCGTCGCCGCCGCCGCCGGGCTGCTTCTCACGCGCCGGCGCGTCTTCACGCGGCTCGAGCCCTATGGGGACTGAGCGCGGCAGCGGTATGATTTTGCCGTGGGTATCCGACAGGTATCCGAGCCGTAGGCACCGATCAACACCGATCAAAAGGTAAATCAACAGGCAAACTAGCCATCTCACGGAGGCGCTATGCAAAAGCTGGTCATAACCGAACTTCTAGGCGACGGGATAGGGCCGGAACTGGCCCGGGCGGTGCATGCGGTCGCCGCGGTCTTGCCGCTCGACATCACCTGGGACAGCGTCGACTGGTCGCTGGAGAGGCGCGAGGCCAAGGGTGAGGCCGCCATCGACGAGGCCGAAGCCTCCATGCGCCGGACCAAGCTGGCGGTCAAGTACCCTACCGTCACCAAGACCCGCAGCCCCAACGCGCTCATCCGCCGCCGGCTGGGCTTCAGTGTCATCTACCGGCCGGCCATCTCGATCCCCGGCATCTCCTCGAACTTCAAGCGCAACATCGGCCTGCACGTGGTGCGGGTGGCGGTGGGCGGCACCTACGACGATCCGGGGCAGTACGTCGGCCGCGACGCGGCGGTGTCGCTGCGGGTGGTGGAGCGCGAGCCCTGCGCGCAGGCGGCCGCCTTTGCCTTCGAACTCGCCAAGCGCAACAGCTGGCGGGTGACCTCGTCCTCCAAACACACCATCCAAAGGGCGACCGATGGCCTCTTCGAGGCGGTCGTCAAGGAGGTCCACAAGGACTACCTTGAGGTCCCGCACAACCTCGAGCTGTTCGACGCGCTCTTGGCCAAGATCATTTTGAAGCCCGAGGACTACGACGTGGTGCTGGTCCTAAACGAGTACGGCGACTTTCTCTCGGACATGGCCTCGGGCCTGGTCGGCAGCCTGGGGACGGGAGCCAGCGGCAACTTCTCGTTCGACGACCGGCGCCAGGTCGAGATCGCCATGTTCGACCCGGCGGGCGGCACCGCTCCCGATATCGCCGGAAGAGACCTCGCCAACCCCGCGGCGATTCTGCTCGCCTTCGGTATGCTGCTCGATCACGTCGGCCGCGCCGAGATCGGCGACGCCTTGCGCGACAGCATCCTGGCGGCCATCGGCCAGGGCAGTTGCACGCGCGATCTCGGCGGCGCGCTGTCCGGCAGCGACTTCAGCGCGGTGATCGTTCAAGACCTCGAGGCGCGCTTGCAGGGGCTGGCCGAGGATCCTTCAAGCGGCAATCGATGAGCCTTTTCAGGCGCTGAGAGTGTCGCTCTATAGCTCTCTATACGGCGCTCTGGTATCTGCTATGAGGTCATGCCGACGCCTCACAGCGCTTGTCCCTGGAGCCCCTGGAGCCAAAGAAGGGAAGGCTCCTACCTGTCCCAGTCCATCACCCGGCTGACCACCTTGTAGGACTGCGGCGGAATGTCCTGCAGGTCCACCCTGAGCCCGGCCTTGCGCGCGTCGCGCAACAGCGCCCGCAGGGCCAAGGTGCCGGTCAGGTCGGTGCGGCCGAGGCCGTCAAGGTGAATCACCAGCCGCTCGGCCTCGGGGTGAGCCGCCAGGAGGCGCACGAAGGTCTCTTCCAAGAGGTGGGTCGAGCCGAACCAGAGGACGCCCTGCGGCTTGAAGTGCAGCGTCTTGCCCTCGTTCCAGTCCCTGACCGTAAAGCGGGTCTCGCGCCAGAGGTGGACGCCGATGGCCAGGGCCACGCCGAGGAGCAGGGCCCGCTCGATGTGCGGGGCGAACAGCAGCGTCGCCGCTACCGTCGTCCAGGCCAGCGCGAACTGCGGCTTGGAGTAGCGCCTCAGCCGCATGAGCTCGCGCAGGCGGATGAGGCCCAGGATGCCGCCGATGACGAGCGCGCCCAAGACCGCCTTGGGCAGGCTCGAGATGACCCCGGCGAAGGGCAGGAAGAGGAGGACCGCCAGGCCCGTCACCGCGCCGCTCCAGCGCGTCTTGGCGCCGGCACTGCGGACCAGGGCGCTCCTCGAGAAGGAGCCGCCCACCGGAAAGGCGCCGCTCAGGGCGGCGGCCAGGTTGGCGACGCCCTGCGAGACGAACTCCTTGTCGGCGCTCCAGGGCTTGCGCTCCTGGGCGGCGTAAGTGCGGCCGATGGAAGCCGCCTCGGCGAAACCCACCAGGGCGATGACCAGGCCCGGCAGGAGAAGCTCGGGCACCGCTTCCCAGGGAAAACTCAGGGTGAAGGGCGGCAGGCCGGGCGGCACCGCACCGACGACCGGCCCGCGGTAGTCCAGGAGGGTGACGTAGAGCATGGCAAAGGCGATCGACAGGGGAATGGCCGGAAAGAGGGGATGAAACCTCGACCCGAAGTGCATGAGGACAAGCGTGAAGGTGGTGATGAGCAGCGCGCCGGGCTGCCAACTGAGCGGATTCGCGACCGCCCAGAGCGCCCCCGCGAGGAGGTCCTGGCTAGGCGGCATCACGCCCAGGGCGGCGGGTAGCTGTGAGGCCAAGATGACGATGCCCGCCGCGCTGCTGAAGGCCATCAGGACGGGCTGCGACATCAGGTAGGCGACGATGCCGAGCCCAAAGGCGCCGAGCAGGACCCGCACCACCCCGACGATGAGCGCGAGGAGCGCGCCCAGGGCGAGGTAGTCGGGGCTGCCGGGGGTGGCTAAGGGGCTGAGCGCGGCAAAGGTGAGCAGCGCCGAGAGCGCCACCGGCCCGGTCTGCAGATAGGGCGAGGAGGCGAAAAAGGCCGCCGCCAGGGGCGGCAGGGCGGCGGCGTAGAGGCCGGTGTAGGCGGGCATGCCGGCCAGTTCGGCGTAGGCGAGTGCCTGGGGAATCAAGATGATGGCGACGCTCAGCCCGGCGACAACGTCGCCAAGATGGGAACCGAGCCCACTGGGGCTGTGCGGCAGCGTCTTAGCCTGGGCCATCGAAATCGAAGTGGAGGCGCACCGAAGCTATGCCAACCTTTCCAGCTCGAGTCTACACCCTCAGCGCCTGCCTGGCGTGCGAATTGCGGCATGGCCCGCCTCGGGGCGCCATACCGTGGGCTGGTTTATACTTGGTTTATACTTCGGTCATGAACGCCGCGATTTCTCCCCTCGAGCGCCCCCTCGGTTTCCTCTTGGGGCGCGCCCGCCGGGCCAGCCGCCAATTGCCCAGGGCGGACCGTAACGGCGCCCTGAGGGCGATGGCGGAGGCCCTCCTGGAAGACGCCGCGGCCATTCTCGCGGCCAATGGCGAGGACGTGCGGGCCGAGCGTCAGCAGGGCACCGCCGAGGTGCTCGTCGACCGTCTCACCCTGACGGAGGCGCGCCTGGAAGAGGTGGCCTCGGCGCTCGAGCAGATCGCCTCGCTGCCCGACCCGCTCCACCGCGTCCTGGACGGCTGGCGGCTCGACAACGGCCTTTCGGTCAGCAAGGTCACCGTGCCCTTCGGCGTCATCGGCATGATCTACGAGTCGCGGCCCAACGTCACCGTGGACGCCGCCTCGCTGGCGCTCAAAGCGGGTTCCGCCGCCGTCCTGCGGGGCTCGGCGGGCGCCCTAAACAGCAACCGCGCCCTGGTGGCCGTCATGCGCCGCGCACTCGCCGCCGCCAAGCTGCCCGAGGACGCCGTCCAGCTCATCGACTCGCCCGACCGGGCGCTCGTCACCGAACTCCTGGAGGCCAGGGGCCAGGTGGACCTGGTCATTCCCAGGGGCGGCGCGCAGCTCATCGAACACGTGGTGAGGACGGCCCAGGTGCCGGTGATCGAGACCGGCGTGGGCAACTGCCATGTTTTCGTCGATGCCTCGGCCGACTTGGGGCAGGCCCGCGACATCGTCATGAACGCCAAGGTGCAGCGCCCGGGCGTCTGCAACGCCGCCGAGACGCTGCTCGTCCACGAGGCGGCGGCGGCGGACTTCCTGCCGGGGATGCTGGGAGCGCTCGCGGGCAAGGGCGTCGAAGTCTTCGGCTGCGAGCGGACCAGAGCCCTGGTGCCCGGGCTCCGGCCCGCGACCGAGGCGGACTGGGAGACCGAATACCTGGACCTCAAGCTGGCAGTCAAGGTGGTAAGCACGCTCGACGAGGCCCTGGGGCACATAGGGCGCTACGGCAGCGGGCACTCCGAGGCCATCGTGACCGGGGCGACGGCGAACGCCCGGAGGTTCCAGGACGAGGTGGACGCGGCGGCGGTCTACGTGAACGCCAGCACCCGCTTCACCGACGGCTTCGAATTCGGCTTCGGCGCGGAGATCGGCATTTCTACGCAAAAACTCCACGCTCGCGGGCCGATGGGCTTGGCCGAGATGGTGACCTACAAGTACCTGGTCGAGGGGCAGGGGCAGGTCAGGCGCTAGCATTGCCGGCCTCTGCGGGACACTGCGGGACACTGCGGGAGACACTGCGGGAGACACTGCGGGATGAGGTGAAGAAGGCGAGATGAAATCGACGGTCGAAGAGATCAGGCGGCGGTTCGACGAGGACGTGGAGCGCTTCTCCAACTTGGAGATCGGCCAGTCGGCGGCGGTCGATTCGCCCCTGGCCACGGAGCTCATCGCCCAAGCGGCGGCGGCCGCCACTCCTCACGCCAGCCAGCTGCTCGACGTGGGCTGTGGCGCCGGCAACTACACGCTCAAGCTCTTGCGGCTTCTACCCGCGCTGAACGTCAGGCTCGTCGACCTGAGCCGGCCCATGCTCGAGCGGGCGCAGGGGCGCGTCAGGGCGGTCACCACGGCCGAGGTGACGGCTGTCCAGGCCGACATCCGCGAGCTGGCGCTGGAGGAGGCCGGCTGCGACATCATCCTGGCGGCGGCGGTCTTGCACCACCTGCGCGAGGACGAGGAGTGGCGGGCGGTGTTCGGCAAGTTCCACGCCGCGCTGCGCCCGGGCGGCTCGCTGTGGATCTTCGACATGGTCGAGGGCGCCGCGCCGGCGCTGCAGGCCCTGATGTGGCAGCGCTACGGAGACTACCTGAAGGAGCTGAAGGGCGAGGGCTACCGCGATCACGTCTTTGCCTACATCGAGCAGGAGGACACGCCCAGACCGCTCATGTTCCAGCTCGACTTGCTGGGCGAGGTCGGTTTCGACACCGTCGAGGTCCTGCACAAAAACGGCTGCTTCGCGGCCTTTGGCGCCGTCAAGGCAGCGAGCTGAAGCCGATCGCTGCGAGGTCGGCTTCGGCGCAGAAACTGTACTCGCGGAGCGATAAGTCTTCCGGAAAGGTGAACGCGACGACAGCGGACGCCGCTGCCCTTCCCAGCACAACCGCTCAGGTACAACCGTTCGGGCACAACTGTAAAAAATTTCCGTCTCCGACGTTATTTTTTGATTGACGCGGGAAGCAAAAGACTGGTATACTATTATGTTTCGAGGCTCTTCCTTGGGCCTCTTCACGCATCAGTTTTTCCCTTGCCCCCGTGGGGGTTTGCAAACTGCCAGGCAGTTTTGGAGGCTTGTTTTGAGCGCAACCTATACCGCCGAGAATATCCGCGTCTTAAAAGGCTTAGAAGGTGTCCGCAAGCGTCCCGCCATGTACGTCCAGGGCGGCACCGGCGTCGACGGCTTTCACCAGCTTCTGACCGAGATCATCGACAACGCCATCGACGAGGCCCTGGCCGGCTACGCCGACACCGTCCAGGTCATCTTGAACGCCGACGGCTCGGCGACGGTCCGTGACAACGGCCGCGGTATCCCCGTCGGCATGATGCACAAGGAAGGCCGGCCCGCCATCGAGGTCATCTTTACCGAACTGCACGCGGGCGGCAAGTTCGACTCCGCGGCCTACAAGGTCTCGGGCGGCCTCCACGGCGTGGGCTCGTCGGTGGTGAACGCGCTGTCGAGCTACCTCGTCGCCGAGGTCGCCACGGGTGGCAAACGCTACCGCATCCGCTTTGACGGGGGCGCCGTCACCGAGCCCGTCCACGAGCTCGGCGCGGCGGCAGCGGGCGAGTCGGGTTCGACGGTCAGCTTCCTGCCCGACTACGACATCTTCAAGGGCATCACCAGCTTCGAATACGCGCGCATCCGCAGGCGCATGCGCGAGCTCGCCTACTTGACGGGCGGGGTCAAGATCATCCTTTCGGACAGGCGCCCCGGCCAGGAGAAAGAGGAGACCTTCCTGGAGCAGGGCGGGGTAGCCTCCTTTGCCGCCGATATCGCGGCCGACCACAAGAAGCTCTATGAAGCGCCGATCCTCATCCAGGGCCGCACCAGCGAGGGCGCCGACGAGATCGAGGTCGAGGTCGGCATGATCCACTCCAGCGCCTACGACCAGACCATTCTCTCCTACGCCAACATGATCACCAACCGCGACGGTGGCACCCACCTGACCGGCTTCAAGACGGCCTACACCCGCGTCATGAACACCTACGCCAAGAACAAGAACATGATCAAGAAGGGCGAGCCCGCGCCGACCGGCGACGACCTCCTGGAGGGCATCGCCTGCGTCATCTCGGTCAAGCTGGGCGACCCGCAGTTCGAGTCGCAGGCCAAGGTCAAGCTCCTAAACCCCGAGGCGCAGAGCGCGGTGCAGACGGTCGTCTACGAAAAGCTTAGCGAGGTCTTGGAGGAGAACCCGCGGATCGCCAAGGTGATCATCGAGAAGGCCGTGCAGGCCGCCAAGGCGCGCGAGGCTGCCCGCAAGGCGCGCGACCTGGTGCGCCGCGCCAGCCCGCTCGACAACGACGAGCTGCCCGGCAAGCTGGCCGACTGCCAGAGCGAGGACCCTTCGGTCAGCGAAATCTACATCGTCGAGGGCGACTCGGCGGGGGGTTGTTTTTCCGGTGATACGCAAGTTGCGCTGGCGGATGGGCGCCAGCTCAGCTTCGAGGAGTTGGTAGCTGAGCAGCGAGAGGGCAAAGAGCACTTTTGCTACACCATTCGTCACGATGGGCAGATCGGTCTGGAGCGGATTATCAACGCTCGAGTGACAAAGAGGCATGCTGAAGTCATTCGCGTGACGCTGGATGATGGTGAGGCCATGGTTTGCACGCCCGACCATCTGTTCATGTTGCGCGACGGCGGTTACAAGCCGGCTGCGGCATTAACCGCGGATGACTCGCTCATGCCCTTGTACCGTAAGGTGTCGGATGTTAACGAAGCCGGAATCACCATAGACGGCTATGAGATGGCCTGGGATCCTCGTTCGGATCGCTGGCTTTTCAGCCACGTTTTGGCGGACTGGTACAACCGCTACCACGGCGTCTATACCAAAGCGGACGGTGACCACTGCCATCACTTGGACTTTGACAGGCGCAACAACAACCCGACGAATATCAAGCGTATGCCTAGCCATGAGCACCTTGCCCTACACCAGGAGCATGTCAGCCGCACCCTTCACCGCCCAGAGGTGATTGAGCGTTGCCGTAAGCTTCGCCAGAGCAACGCGTTTCGCAACAGAATGAGTGAGCGCATGCGGCAGCCGGAAACGCCTGAGTTTCGCGCCAAGCGCTATGCGGCGTTACACCAGACCTATTATCGCAAGACCCTCACGGCCTTGAAGAGCTTTGAGACCAAAGAGGGAATCGACCTGGAAGCCTACCGTTTGCACCGTCAAAGCACACGGGATAAGTCGTTGTTGCGATTTGACACCTTTTATAACAGGTATTTCAAGGGTGATGCCACGCTGGCCCGTGAGGCCGTCGTAAACTACAACCATCGCATCGTCAGGATTGAGCGCCTACAAGAACGTCTTGATGTCTATGACATTGAAGTTCCACACACCCATAACTTTGCTCTAGCAAGTGGGGTGTTCGTCCATAACAGCGCCAAACAGGGCCGCGAGCGCCGTTTTCAGGCCATTTTGCCTCTGAGAGGCAAAATTCTCAACGTCGAAAAGGCGCAACTCGGCAAGATCTTAAAAAACACCGAAATTCGCGCCATGGTGGCGGCGATCGGCGCGGGCCTCGAGGGCACCGGTGACAGTGAACACTTCAACCTTGACGGCGTGCGCTACCACCGCATCATCATCATGAGCGTAGCTGGTGACGAGCCGACGCTGGTTATGGACGATGCCGGCAACACCGAGCTGGTGCACATCGGCGACTTTATCGACGACTGTGTCGAGGGCCGCCGCGTGACCAGCCGCTACAGCGTCGTCACCTTTGACCCGGCTACGCGCGCGACGCGCTTTAAGCCCCTCAAGGGGGTCATCCGCCACGGCCACGAGGAGCCGATGTATAAGCTCACCACGCGCTACAACCGCACCATCAAGGTGACCTCGTCGCACAGCGTCTTTGTCTTTGAAGACGGTGAGGTGCGCCTCAAAAAAGGCGCTGAGGTGCGCCCCGGCGACCGCTTAGTCGCCAGCCGGCGCCTGCCGCGCCCGGCAAGCAGCCCGGCGCATATCGACCTGCTGGAGACGTTCTATCGCGCTGGACTAACGGACGCGCTTTACGCGCGGGGCGAGGACGTGCGGCAGCTTGCGGGACGGCGCGTCATGGCGCAGGTCGCGCGGCCGGAGTTGTGGGGCGAGCCTCGAGTCTCCCTACATGAAACGTGGTGGCAGCGACTCGTTGCTAGGCGCCAGGCGGTGGGGCTGACCCAGTTGCAGGTAGCGACCTCGATTGGCGTCAAGCAGCCCATCACCATCAGCCACTGGGAGCGCGGCGTCAACCGGCCGATTTTGTCCCATTTCAGAGAGTATCTCCAGGCCATCGGCTGGACCG
Above is a window of Deinococcota bacterium DNA encoding:
- a CDS encoding glutamate-5-semialdehyde dehydrogenase, whose translation is MNAAISPLERPLGFLLGRARRASRQLPRADRNGALRAMAEALLEDAAAILAANGEDVRAERQQGTAEVLVDRLTLTEARLEEVASALEQIASLPDPLHRVLDGWRLDNGLSVSKVTVPFGVIGMIYESRPNVTVDAASLALKAGSAAVLRGSAGALNSNRALVAVMRRALAAAKLPEDAVQLIDSPDRALVTELLEARGQVDLVIPRGGAQLIEHVVRTAQVPVIETGVGNCHVFVDASADLGQARDIVMNAKVQRPGVCNAAETLLVHEAAAADFLPGMLGALAGKGVEVFGCERTRALVPGLRPATEADWETEYLDLKLAVKVVSTLDEALGHIGRYGSGHSEAIVTGATANARRFQDEVDAAAVYVNASTRFTDGFEFGFGAEIGISTQKLHARGPMGLAEMVTYKYLVEGQGQVRR
- a CDS encoding MFS transporter — its product is MFVSNSMIAPLVPLFSVTLGASPAVIGLIIAAAFLFPLFLAIPAGSLVDRYGPKGLILGGALLLGLSPFFVAFFPGFLSLALLQVVNGLGHLIAVVAAQSFVAALGSGALRERNFGLYTTFISIGQLFGPLLAGVVIDLSGYGAAFALAGIVALLATLLIIRLQEPKRPGLPSGSRTGPLFPPAAKVVELARNPGVQVGLLVSSTVMIALVAHQSFLPAYLDLLAYPATLIGVIVSLRALVTIMVRPFISQIITLLGGRFSTLLVMTVMVALGLGLMGYAQTFWALVVISALIGVGQGIAQPLTMVTVVDHVAPSERGTALGLRLSGNRLLQLSSPLLLGLIGQVAGYGVMFLAGGLAVAAAAGLLLTRRRVFTRLEPYGD
- a CDS encoding class I SAM-dependent methyltransferase, which encodes MKSTVEEIRRRFDEDVERFSNLEIGQSAAVDSPLATELIAQAAAAATPHASQLLDVGCGAGNYTLKLLRLLPALNVRLVDLSRPMLERAQGRVRAVTTAEVTAVQADIRELALEEAGCDIILAAAVLHHLREDEEWRAVFGKFHAALRPGGSLWIFDMVEGAAPALQALMWQRYGDYLKELKGEGYRDHVFAYIEQEDTPRPLMFQLDLLGEVGFDTVEVLHKNGCFAAFGAVKAAS
- a CDS encoding SulP family inorganic anion transporter, which translates into the protein MAQAKTLPHSPSGLGSHLGDVVAGLSVAIILIPQALAYAELAGMPAYTGLYAAALPPLAAAFFASSPYLQTGPVALSALLTFAALSPLATPGSPDYLALGALLALIVGVVRVLLGAFGLGIVAYLMSQPVLMAFSSAAGIVILASQLPAALGVMPPSQDLLAGALWAVANPLSWQPGALLITTFTLVLMHFGSRFHPLFPAIPLSIAFAMLYVTLLDYRGPVVGAVPPGLPPFTLSFPWEAVPELLLPGLVIALVGFAEAASIGRTYAAQERKPWSADKEFVSQGVANLAAALSGAFPVGGSFSRSALVRSAGAKTRWSGAVTGLAVLLFLPFAGVISSLPKAVLGALVIGGILGLIRLRELMRLRRYSKPQFALAWTTVAATLLFAPHIERALLLGVALAIGVHLWRETRFTVRDWNEGKTLHFKPQGVLWFGSTHLLEETFVRLLAAHPEAERLVIHLDGLGRTDLTGTLALRALLRDARKAGLRVDLQDIPPQSYKVVSRVMDWDR
- a CDS encoding ATP-binding protein, which encodes MSATYTAENIRVLKGLEGVRKRPAMYVQGGTGVDGFHQLLTEIIDNAIDEALAGYADTVQVILNADGSATVRDNGRGIPVGMMHKEGRPAIEVIFTELHAGGKFDSAAYKVSGGLHGVGSSVVNALSSYLVAEVATGGKRYRIRFDGGAVTEPVHELGAAAAGESGSTVSFLPDYDIFKGITSFEYARIRRRMRELAYLTGGVKIILSDRRPGQEKEETFLEQGGVASFAADIAADHKKLYEAPILIQGRTSEGADEIEVEVGMIHSSAYDQTILSYANMITNRDGGTHLTGFKTAYTRVMNTYAKNKNMIKKGEPAPTGDDLLEGIACVISVKLGDPQFESQAKVKLLNPEAQSAVQTVVYEKLSEVLEENPRIAKVIIEKAVQAAKAREAARKARDLVRRASPLDNDELPGKLADCQSEDPSVSEIYIVEGDSAGGCFSGDTQVALADGRQLSFEELVAEQREGKEHFCYTIRHDGQIGLERIINARVTKRHAEVIRVTLDDGEAMVCTPDHLFMLRDGGYKPAAALTADDSLMPLYRKVSDVNEAGITIDGYEMAWDPRSDRWLFSHVLADWYNRYHGVYTKADGDHCHHLDFDRRNNNPTNIKRMPSHEHLALHQEHVSRTLHRPEVIERCRKLRQSNAFRNRMSERMRQPETPEFRAKRYAALHQTYYRKTLTALKSFETKEGIDLEAYRLHRQSTRDKSLLRFDTFYNRYFKGDATLAREAVVNYNHRIVRIERLQERLDVYDIEVPHTHNFALASGVFVHNSAKQGRERRFQAILPLRGKILNVEKAQLGKILKNTEIRAMVAAIGAGLEGTGDSEHFNLDGVRYHRIIIMSVAGDEPTLVMDDAGNTELVHIGDFIDDCVEGRRVTSRYSVVTFDPATRATRFKPLKGVIRHGHEEPMYKLTTRYNRTIKVTSSHSVFVFEDGEVRLKKGAEVRPGDRLVASRRLPRPASSPAHIDLLETFYRAGLTDALYARGEDVRQLAGRRVMAQVARPELWGEPRVSLHETWWQRLVARRQAVGLTQLQVATSIGVKQPITISHWERGVNRPILSHFREYLQAIGWTDGVAYDLAPAKIDERLAQDDSSKNARWRKVSSYKPVKDFTAAELAQLGPQIELVPQAHGDKAFARNLPVTRELLWFLGWYVAEGTLSAHQVSLNLGKKDERFIPELSAAIELVFGETPRRYHDPASDGVKLYFHSVAAACLLRAWELAGRAHEKRLPDLVFSLPEALQLAFLEGYFLGDGTTAGSKVSFTTNSPALKEGLLYLLGQLGLLASTTEHQPSRNPDATISTRRPYYSVTVCGKAQLASCRTVWQRHHNAPKLAAHLANPARKALDYLPVSDDLIGLEVVAAQEIEPVGEYVYDFSVEGDENFVCGSGGLCAHNTDADVDGSHIRTLLLTFFYRYMRPLIEAGYLYIAQPPLYLVRFGREKVGTYVYSDADLQRLMKENRGRTSEIQRFKGLGEMNPEQLWETTMNPETRVLKRVSIEDVLETNEAFEMLMGMDVPPRREFIEQNAHLARIEI
- a CDS encoding isocitrate/isopropylmalate family dehydrogenase, whose product is MQKLVITELLGDGIGPELARAVHAVAAVLPLDITWDSVDWSLERREAKGEAAIDEAEASMRRTKLAVKYPTVTKTRSPNALIRRRLGFSVIYRPAISIPGISSNFKRNIGLHVVRVAVGGTYDDPGQYVGRDAAVSLRVVEREPCAQAAAFAFELAKRNSWRVTSSSKHTIQRATDGLFEAVVKEVHKDYLEVPHNLELFDALLAKIILKPEDYDVVLVLNEYGDFLSDMASGLVGSLGTGASGNFSFDDRRQVEIAMFDPAGGTAPDIAGRDLANPAAILLAFGMLLDHVGRAEIGDALRDSILAAIGQGSCTRDLGGALSGSDFSAVIVQDLEARLQGLAEDPSSGNR